One window of the Rhodococcus sovatensis genome contains the following:
- a CDS encoding DUF5313 family protein, translating into MTPAPRPNRGQVARYIAGRPLPEKFNDWVINDITGPGSTRHYATRCIVPLLPLLGACLLVPGPLFIRAGMSLILLLPFVYFMIALKPIYQRHRLVSHGLDPALLTAHKQQEIDDTVARYRLRYRPARRFEEPI; encoded by the coding sequence ATGACCCCCGCACCTCGACCCAATCGTGGGCAGGTCGCGCGCTACATAGCGGGGCGGCCGCTACCCGAGAAGTTCAATGACTGGGTGATCAACGACATCACTGGCCCCGGTTCGACGCGGCACTACGCCACGCGGTGCATCGTCCCGCTGCTCCCACTCTTGGGCGCTTGTCTGCTCGTGCCCGGTCCGCTGTTCATACGTGCAGGAATGTCGCTGATCCTCCTGCTGCCCTTCGTCTACTTCATGATTGCGCTCAAGCCCATCTACCAGCGTCATCGGTTGGTCAGCCACGGACTCGACCCCGCACTTCTGACGGCCCACAAACAGCAGGAAATCGACGACACGGTGGCGCGCTACAGGCTGCGGTACCGGCCTGCTCGTCGTTTCGAGGAGCCGATATGA
- a CDS encoding zinc-dependent alcohol dehydrogenase produces the protein MKAAVVTEFGGPLVVQDIPIPSPGPDQVLVKMETCGVCHTDIHAAQGDWPAKPTVPFIPGHEGIGVIDAVGSQVSKDRIGERVAIAWLGSACGECNHCVSGWETLCEKQQNSGYSLDGAYAEYAVAHARYVVRVPDGVSSFDAAPLTCAGVTTYKAVKVGGVTPAQRVAIFGIGGLGHMAVQYARIAGGFVTAVDIDDQKLDLARELGADHTVNSSTTDPVEAIQALGGADVAIVLAVVPSVFDQAFRSLRRGGRLVCVSMPAHGVIPVPIFETVVGGISILGSIVGTRKDLREVFALHDAGRTTVSAVSRKLDEVNECFDDLLAGRVTARLVFEF, from the coding sequence ATGAAAGCTGCTGTCGTCACCGAGTTCGGCGGGCCCCTGGTAGTGCAGGACATCCCTATTCCTTCTCCTGGACCGGATCAGGTCTTGGTGAAGATGGAAACCTGCGGAGTGTGTCATACCGATATTCATGCAGCACAGGGCGATTGGCCGGCGAAACCGACTGTTCCCTTCATTCCCGGGCATGAAGGCATCGGTGTTATCGATGCGGTCGGGTCACAGGTGTCGAAAGACCGAATCGGTGAACGTGTCGCAATCGCATGGCTCGGATCGGCCTGCGGCGAGTGTAACCATTGCGTGTCCGGGTGGGAGACGCTGTGTGAGAAGCAGCAGAACAGTGGCTATTCACTGGACGGTGCCTATGCCGAGTACGCAGTCGCCCACGCGCGCTACGTCGTTCGCGTTCCGGACGGAGTCTCCTCCTTCGACGCAGCACCATTGACGTGCGCCGGGGTGACCACATACAAAGCAGTCAAAGTCGGAGGCGTGACGCCTGCGCAACGTGTTGCCATCTTCGGCATTGGCGGACTGGGCCATATGGCTGTGCAGTACGCCAGGATCGCCGGCGGATTCGTCACCGCCGTCGACATCGACGATCAGAAGCTGGATTTGGCTCGCGAACTTGGAGCCGACCACACGGTGAACTCGTCGACCACCGACCCGGTGGAAGCGATCCAGGCGCTGGGCGGGGCCGATGTCGCGATCGTACTGGCCGTGGTCCCCAGCGTATTCGACCAAGCATTCCGGTCGTTGCGGCGAGGTGGGCGCCTGGTGTGCGTGTCGATGCCTGCGCATGGAGTGATCCCCGTGCCGATATTCGAAACGGTGGTGGGGGGCATCTCCATACTCGGCTCGATCGTCGGCACCCGGAAGGACCTACGCGAGGTCTTCGCGTTACACGATGCCGGGCGAACCACAGTCTCGGCTGTGTCGCGCAAGCTCGACGAGGTCAACGAGTGCTTCGACGACCTCCTCGCTGGGCGGGTGACAGCGCGGCTCGTATTCGAGTTCTGA
- a CDS encoding helix-turn-helix domain-containing protein, which produces MSYWADVLCQAFTPLAPWRSRDHIERSSVTSGLPGWVRSNQVGGSNAAEIASCTQRIEHGHREVARTAEDVVFVNLQLDGHCLTTQDGRQCMVSRGEFTVVDSTRPYRLEFVEPEEEGSLWRVLSFRLPQAQLADVTAPDRSTTARSFGGTFGSARLLSALMLETWRSDSSFASVERQMIGAAHVDLLRAVLGGAVEQESRRGHDTDDLLRVAAGRYIETHLPFGRVTAADTARHLGVSVRALHALFERSDTTFGTLVRQRRVEACRRDLADAHNDRSIASIAATWGFSDSAHLAKAFRSRFGCSPTDYRKSMQFSQPQLDCRRQQTLLA; this is translated from the coding sequence ATGAGCTACTGGGCTGACGTACTGTGCCAGGCCTTCACTCCGCTGGCACCGTGGAGGTCTCGCGATCACATCGAACGAAGCTCGGTAACGTCCGGACTACCTGGATGGGTGCGTTCGAATCAGGTCGGCGGTAGCAATGCCGCGGAAATTGCCTCGTGCACTCAACGGATCGAGCACGGACACCGCGAAGTCGCACGGACGGCGGAAGACGTCGTGTTCGTCAATTTGCAGTTGGACGGACACTGTCTGACCACTCAGGACGGCCGACAGTGCATGGTCTCACGTGGTGAGTTCACCGTGGTCGATTCAACCCGCCCGTATCGCTTGGAGTTCGTCGAACCAGAGGAAGAGGGATCGCTGTGGCGGGTGCTGTCTTTTCGACTTCCGCAGGCCCAACTCGCCGATGTGACAGCTCCCGACAGGTCCACCACCGCGCGCAGCTTCGGAGGCACTTTCGGATCGGCTCGTCTCCTCAGCGCGTTGATGCTCGAGACGTGGCGCAGTGACTCGTCGTTCGCCTCGGTCGAACGGCAGATGATCGGCGCCGCGCACGTCGATCTATTGCGCGCGGTGCTCGGTGGTGCTGTAGAGCAGGAGAGTCGACGCGGCCACGACACCGACGACCTGCTGCGGGTCGCTGCCGGACGCTACATCGAGACGCACCTGCCATTCGGTCGCGTAACGGCGGCGGATACCGCGCGACACCTGGGAGTGTCGGTGCGCGCCCTACATGCCCTGTTCGAACGCTCCGACACCACCTTCGGCACCCTCGTTCGCCAGCGCCGGGTGGAAGCGTGCCGTCGGGACTTGGCCGATGCCCACAACGACCGTTCCATCGCGTCCATAGCTGCGACGTGGGGATTTTCCGACTCGGCGCATCTCGCCAAAGCGTTCCGCTCTCGATTCGGCTGCAGCCCGACCGACTACCGCAAGTCCATGCAGTTCTCGCAGCCACAACTGGATTGTCGCAGGCAACAGACGCTGCTCGCGTAA
- a CDS encoding acyl-CoA dehydrogenase family protein, producing MTLSFELSPEQLAVRMMARQVADDILSGVAPAIASLTRPEDRFYALEPIYKQLAGLGFVKGLVPDEYGGAYFDNLTFSLAAEELARVDINVPTALLGTGLGLNPIINFGTHAQKQRWLPMFCDGTARLAAIAYTEVSGGANYDSPDPSVGVRTFARRDGDEWVLNGAKHYTTNASGWDGNGADLISVVCRTDPSLPPSESLAVIVVERGTPGVEITDMIDTIGHRATNSPRVEFTDVRVPATNMIGSPGDGLDIVNTAFSWTCSSIGAACVGRMRAAFDYAYEFAKTDHRSGPVPVIDYQNAGYMLADIKTRIEAVRYFAWKAADHFDRTGGKDRELANQVKVFASETSVQVVYDAMRLVGVDAYTNLTPIAAIMEDVLCFPVYDGGNMGVRRRNIHTLLKQDGFDPLAASENRLSVASPA from the coding sequence ATGACCTTGAGCTTCGAACTCAGCCCTGAACAACTTGCTGTACGCATGATGGCGCGTCAAGTGGCCGACGACATACTCTCCGGCGTCGCACCGGCGATCGCGTCCCTGACGCGACCGGAAGACCGCTTCTATGCACTGGAACCGATCTACAAGCAGCTCGCAGGACTCGGATTCGTGAAAGGGCTGGTTCCCGACGAGTACGGCGGCGCGTACTTCGACAACCTGACCTTCAGCTTGGCCGCCGAGGAACTCGCACGGGTCGACATCAACGTTCCCACAGCGCTTCTGGGTACCGGTCTCGGTTTGAACCCGATCATCAACTTCGGCACGCACGCACAGAAGCAGCGCTGGCTTCCTATGTTCTGCGACGGCACTGCCCGACTCGCAGCAATCGCCTACACCGAGGTGTCAGGCGGAGCCAACTACGATTCGCCCGACCCTTCCGTCGGGGTTCGAACCTTCGCCCGGCGTGACGGTGACGAGTGGGTCCTCAACGGCGCAAAGCACTACACAACCAATGCTTCCGGGTGGGACGGAAACGGTGCCGACCTCATCAGCGTTGTGTGCCGAACTGATCCCAGCCTGCCACCGTCGGAATCGCTCGCCGTCATCGTCGTCGAACGTGGCACACCTGGGGTCGAGATCACCGACATGATCGACACCATCGGGCACCGCGCAACCAACTCTCCCCGCGTCGAATTCACCGACGTGCGAGTACCGGCGACCAACATGATCGGCAGCCCGGGTGACGGCCTCGACATCGTCAATACGGCCTTCTCCTGGACCTGTTCGTCGATCGGTGCCGCGTGCGTAGGTCGAATGCGCGCAGCCTTCGACTATGCCTACGAGTTCGCCAAGACCGACCATCGTTCCGGGCCTGTGCCGGTCATCGACTACCAGAATGCGGGGTACATGCTCGCTGACATCAAGACTCGGATCGAAGCCGTCCGCTACTTCGCGTGGAAGGCCGCAGATCACTTCGACCGCACCGGTGGCAAAGACCGCGAGCTTGCCAACCAGGTCAAGGTCTTTGCCTCAGAAACTTCGGTTCAGGTCGTCTACGACGCCATGCGCTTGGTCGGTGTCGATGCCTACACGAACCTGACCCCGATAGCCGCAATCATGGAAGATGTCCTCTGCTTCCCGGTCTACGACGGCGGAAACATGGGGGTCAGGCGGCGCAACATCCACACTTTGCTCAAGCAGGACGGTTTCGATCCGCTCGCCGCCTCCGAGAACCGACTCTCAGTCGCCAGCCCAGCATGA
- a CDS encoding HNH endonuclease signature motif containing protein, with protein MGMPGGDMDEWRRETELGVSSLLVGLSDARRAENVASAVLVRRLYGLVDFRVCAEAELFDAGGDADLARAERAAECEAAVALSLSRTVTREMIVVGKQLAWRLHGVDAAFAAGDLDYSRVRAIALTLVKASDETVQAIEADVLAAAYRCNAKALRERVWSRWIDHDDAEANAARKAAESEERCASIKRCDDGMASLFAKMTALEGAECDSLLEELAGTVCSRDPRSKKQLRGYALIALIHREDVIACLCGHQGCAVGGAADLMKPRRTHLLQIMISIESLLGLSGDPATLGDGTVLDPETARMIAGDARWQVFLTEVLDAARAQASPEPAPAPESVTETETKPVPVPVAEPETETVPAPETGTDTDTAGTGTPDSAPAPESGGGVANSGSAGGPRAFRIIARGRVRPAASLPDPAPGQTRSPVAGAGRARSSAGGEVALSEAIAAFLAAAAADPSLAAGSDPDGHGGMTEPPPGALTYRPSAELVALTRATYCTCTFPGCSVPAARCDIDHIVPFDHNDPVAGGWTILSNLQPLCHYHHQAKTLKLWAAARLNGDGIFWTSCSGLRRITPSTYGSVMVPDDFVHNRPSSPSPDPATDHYYQHVADPCAPETAAAGSVRERPADDLYEPTWWETNIGENSEWGDLIDTDRAAFVPSLGDIARLEDPRARDEAIFLRERFLEHRAIVTARDRYRYPPF; from the coding sequence ATGGGGATGCCGGGGGGCGATATGGACGAGTGGCGACGCGAGACCGAGTTGGGTGTGTCGAGCTTGCTGGTCGGCTTGTCCGATGCCCGGCGTGCTGAGAATGTTGCGTCGGCGGTCCTTGTGCGTCGGTTGTACGGTCTTGTCGATTTCCGGGTGTGTGCGGAGGCGGAGCTGTTCGATGCCGGTGGGGATGCCGATCTTGCGCGTGCGGAGAGGGCTGCTGAATGTGAAGCAGCGGTGGCGCTGTCGCTGTCTCGGACGGTCACGCGGGAGATGATCGTGGTCGGTAAGCAGTTGGCGTGGCGTCTGCATGGGGTCGATGCTGCGTTCGCTGCGGGTGATCTGGATTATTCGCGGGTGCGGGCGATTGCGTTGACGTTGGTCAAGGCCAGTGATGAGACGGTGCAGGCGATCGAGGCTGATGTGCTGGCTGCAGCGTATCGCTGCAATGCCAAGGCGCTGCGTGAGCGGGTGTGGAGTCGGTGGATCGACCATGACGACGCCGAGGCGAACGCGGCACGAAAGGCTGCCGAATCCGAGGAACGGTGCGCGAGCATCAAGCGATGCGATGACGGTATGGCGAGTTTGTTTGCGAAGATGACGGCGCTCGAGGGCGCCGAATGTGACTCCCTTCTCGAGGAGTTGGCCGGGACTGTGTGTTCGCGTGATCCGCGGAGCAAGAAGCAGTTGCGTGGGTATGCGTTGATTGCGCTGATTCACCGTGAGGATGTGATCGCGTGCCTGTGTGGCCATCAGGGGTGTGCGGTCGGTGGTGCTGCGGATTTGATGAAGCCTCGCCGTACGCATCTGCTGCAGATCATGATCAGTATCGAGTCGCTGCTCGGATTGTCCGGTGACCCGGCCACTCTCGGTGATGGGACCGTCCTCGATCCGGAGACCGCGCGCATGATCGCCGGTGATGCTCGATGGCAGGTCTTTCTCACCGAAGTGCTCGACGCTGCCCGGGCACAGGCGAGCCCCGAACCGGCCCCCGCCCCCGAGTCCGTGACTGAGACTGAGACCAAGCCTGTGCCTGTGCCTGTGGCCGAACCAGAGACCGAAACGGTGCCGGCACCGGAGACGGGAACCGACACTGACACCGCGGGCACTGGCACACCTGATTCAGCTCCCGCGCCTGAGTCTGGTGGTGGTGTCGCCAATTCCGGGTCGGCCGGTGGACCGCGTGCATTCCGGATCATCGCGCGGGGCCGGGTTCGTCCTGCCGCGTCGCTTCCCGATCCGGCACCCGGACAAACTCGTTCACCTGTGGCAGGTGCAGGGCGTGCACGGTCCTCCGCGGGAGGTGAGGTGGCACTGTCGGAGGCTATTGCTGCTTTCCTCGCCGCAGCCGCAGCGGACCCGTCACTGGCGGCGGGGAGTGACCCGGACGGTCACGGCGGTATGACCGAACCACCACCGGGGGCACTGACCTACCGGCCATCGGCAGAACTCGTCGCGCTCACGCGCGCAACATATTGCACGTGCACCTTCCCGGGCTGCAGTGTGCCCGCAGCCCGATGCGACATCGACCACATCGTCCCGTTCGACCACAACGACCCGGTCGCCGGTGGCTGGACGATCCTGTCGAATCTGCAACCACTGTGCCACTACCATCACCAAGCGAAAACACTGAAGCTGTGGGCCGCAGCACGATTGAACGGAGACGGGATCTTCTGGACCTCGTGTTCGGGTCTACGCAGGATCACACCCTCGACGTACGGCTCGGTGATGGTTCCCGACGATTTCGTCCACAACCGGCCCTCGTCACCATCACCGGACCCCGCGACCGATCACTACTACCAACACGTCGCTGACCCATGTGCTCCCGAGACGGCGGCAGCGGGATCTGTTCGCGAGCGACCCGCCGATGACCTCTACGAACCCACATGGTGGGAAACCAACATCGGCGAGAACAGCGAGTGGGGCGATCTGATCGACACCGACAGAGCAGCCTTCGTGCCCTCACTCGGCGACATCGCCCGACTCGAGGACCCCAGAGCCCGCGACGAAGCGATCTTCCTCAGAGAACGGTTCCTCGAACACCGAGCCATCGTCACAGCACGCGACCGCTACCGCTACCCACCATTCTGA
- the bla gene encoding class A beta-lactamase → MRSTSRRFAPVAAAFALLLTACAEPQSTPLQPSGPTPASSTVRTYQPAPIDVSTDIHNLEQRFDARVGVSALDTETGETISYRGGERFGFASTLKAFAAAEFLRQSTTEDRDELVRWTRSDIDRAGYSPVTTEHLDTGLTAAELAEAAVRESDNTALNLVLDRIGGPEGLDDALERLGDSTTQVVNYEPRLNTITSDSIDDTTTAADAFTESMTALQQTSYSTASNRSILLDWMSGNATGDPLVRAGAPAGWAVADKSGGAGPIRNDIAVVTPPERSPVVITILTEKTNPTAQFDNELVSETAAVVLHAIEDGAA, encoded by the coding sequence ATGCGCTCCACCAGTCGTCGATTCGCCCCTGTGGCGGCCGCATTCGCGTTGTTGCTCACTGCATGTGCCGAACCGCAATCCACCCCACTGCAACCCTCCGGCCCTACTCCGGCGTCATCGACCGTTCGGACGTACCAGCCTGCGCCAATCGATGTCTCGACTGACATTCACAACCTCGAGCAACGATTCGACGCGAGAGTCGGAGTCAGCGCGCTCGATACCGAGACCGGAGAGACGATCAGCTATCGCGGCGGGGAACGATTCGGGTTCGCGTCGACACTCAAAGCGTTCGCAGCTGCCGAGTTTCTACGGCAGAGCACCACCGAGGACCGCGACGAACTCGTGCGGTGGACTCGATCCGATATCGACCGCGCGGGCTACTCACCGGTGACAACCGAACATCTCGACACCGGGCTGACTGCCGCCGAACTCGCCGAGGCAGCCGTCCGCGAGAGCGACAATACTGCGCTGAACCTCGTACTCGACCGTATCGGTGGACCTGAAGGCCTCGACGACGCCTTGGAACGGCTCGGCGACTCAACTACCCAAGTCGTCAACTACGAACCGAGATTGAACACCATCACCTCCGACTCGATCGACGACACCACCACAGCAGCAGACGCATTCACCGAGAGCATGACTGCGCTGCAACAAACCAGCTATTCGACCGCGAGCAACCGTTCGATTCTGCTCGACTGGATGAGCGGCAATGCCACCGGAGATCCCCTTGTTCGCGCGGGCGCACCCGCTGGATGGGCCGTCGCCGACAAATCAGGTGGCGCCGGGCCGATTCGCAACGACATCGCCGTCGTCACGCCGCCAGAACGCTCACCCGTCGTAATTACAATTCTGACCGAGAAGACCAACCCCACAGCGCAATTCGACAACGAACTCGTCAGCGAGACCGCAGCCGTCGTATTGCACGCTATCGAGGACGGCGCCGCCTGA
- a CDS encoding sensor domain-containing diguanylate cyclase: protein MSPWKAARLPPSLHVAAFRALHGVTSRIHHSLDLTTTLGAITQGVVDAAGFEVAAMNFVRADGCTEVVSVVGDEDARRSLMNTVQTEEFWTRMTAASRPLGRLRFIDGSENPAVTEMDNGIWTSTRQHSNSPNAWHPMDFLFAPLHGSTGRWLGMLAVDLPVHGLRPGPEQCEILELFADHAALAIEHAQLHDDIQKREAEARYAARHDPLTGLWNHARLKEELTEGPSQESTAVVVVDLDNFKGVNDRFGHLFGDRVLQSAAHRILDAASPDDIVIRTGGDEFVIVLRGTDAESRMRTLASTVAESMTRPIDIDARLCTVHASIGTAYSPGGGLLESLLVESDADMYRRKNS from the coding sequence TTGTCCCCATGGAAAGCAGCACGTCTACCGCCGTCACTGCACGTCGCGGCTTTTCGTGCGCTGCATGGCGTGACGTCGAGGATTCATCACAGTCTCGACCTGACTACGACACTCGGCGCGATCACGCAGGGCGTGGTCGATGCCGCCGGGTTCGAGGTTGCAGCAATGAACTTCGTTCGAGCAGACGGATGCACAGAGGTGGTCTCAGTCGTCGGAGACGAAGATGCGCGCAGATCGTTGATGAACACGGTGCAAACCGAGGAATTCTGGACCCGCATGACAGCGGCCTCCCGCCCGCTTGGCAGGTTGCGCTTCATCGACGGGTCGGAGAACCCCGCGGTCACGGAAATGGACAACGGGATCTGGACGAGCACGCGACAGCACTCGAACAGCCCCAACGCGTGGCATCCAATGGACTTTCTGTTCGCGCCGCTACACGGGTCTACCGGGCGATGGCTCGGAATGCTCGCAGTCGACTTGCCCGTCCATGGCCTCAGACCCGGTCCCGAACAGTGCGAGATCCTCGAGTTGTTCGCCGATCACGCAGCACTCGCCATCGAGCACGCCCAGCTGCACGACGACATCCAGAAGAGGGAGGCCGAAGCGCGCTACGCCGCCCGGCACGATCCGCTGACAGGTCTCTGGAACCACGCGCGATTGAAAGAAGAGCTGACCGAAGGACCCTCCCAGGAGTCGACTGCGGTGGTGGTCGTCGACTTGGACAATTTCAAAGGCGTCAACGATCGCTTCGGACATCTCTTCGGTGACCGAGTGCTGCAATCCGCCGCGCACCGAATACTCGACGCGGCCAGCCCGGACGACATCGTGATCCGTACGGGGGGAGATGAATTCGTCATCGTACTTCGGGGAACAGATGCCGAATCCAGAATGCGCACGCTCGCGAGCACGGTGGCTGAGAGCATGACTCGCCCCATCGACATCGACGCCCGGCTGTGCACCGTGCACGCAAGCATCGGTACCGCCTACTCGCCCGGTGGAGGACTACTTGAATCTCTTCTCGTCGAGTCCGACGCCGACATGTATCGGCGAAAGAACTCCTGA
- a CDS encoding TetR/AcrR family transcriptional regulator: MVSTDAGAQPDPTARTADVPSSDLAASGEPRTRSKRPGGRSARVQEQVLTATLALLTEREIDTISVADIAARANVAETTVYRRWGSRTGVVSEAVMKLAVANNPPPRTGSLAEDLMTLAKQVAMLIGRPEVRRLLRAVYALSGDPEIDEARTAFYAARFEIARHIIEQAQQRNEIGTDIDSDDVIESLVAPMYFRILVSGREVTEEFVERCVRDTLLLFAGK; encoded by the coding sequence ATGGTATCGACCGATGCCGGCGCGCAGCCGGACCCGACCGCCCGGACCGCGGACGTCCCGAGCTCGGACCTCGCCGCGTCCGGCGAGCCGCGAACGAGGTCGAAGCGACCGGGTGGCCGTAGTGCTCGCGTACAGGAGCAGGTGCTTACCGCCACGCTCGCTCTGCTGACCGAGCGCGAGATCGACACCATTTCGGTGGCCGATATCGCGGCTCGTGCGAACGTAGCGGAGACGACGGTCTATCGCCGATGGGGTAGTCGTACCGGGGTGGTCAGCGAAGCGGTGATGAAGCTGGCAGTGGCCAACAATCCTCCCCCGCGAACCGGGAGTCTGGCCGAGGATCTCATGACGCTCGCCAAACAGGTCGCAATGCTGATCGGCCGTCCAGAGGTGCGGCGACTGTTACGTGCGGTCTATGCGCTGTCGGGTGACCCTGAGATCGACGAGGCTCGTACGGCCTTTTACGCTGCGCGTTTCGAGATTGCCCGGCACATCATCGAGCAAGCGCAGCAGCGGAACGAGATCGGTACCGATATCGATTCCGACGATGTGATCGAAAGTCTCGTTGCACCTATGTATTTCCGAATTCTTGTCAGCGGCCGTGAGGTCACCGAGGAGTTCGTGGAGCGGTGTGTTCGCGACACCCTGCTGCTTTTCGCCGGGAAGTAG
- a CDS encoding GGDEF domain-containing protein has product MSPTSSTARARANPATFLGVRTRRLIAASTANASVIGAVALTDSQIFINGSAWVVATILVLNSAMAVAWMTVEVRRCSLAALLFGIWAEAAIVAILLLLASPSEALVAAPLLMAPGLYLLLALGQKSLAVHSGVVLATVVVLTLAALKDGSESVATIVVRAQIVVTVALGGPATLQALWSRMIRQSQLARRDALTGLYNRRGLSDGLDELASGLVPLGGAAPTVAAVVVDIDSFKSVNDNYGHAVGDTVLTDVAHQLTRYVGPDAIVARTGGEEFTAIVTGPRTAVDQIVTSFPTSVSPRADAPPVTLSVGATIVPACGAPPSTEQLLDAIREADVAMYEAKRNGGGTVARASHEDAERQPRTQGIRHIFPEGSSSLLDQQADPEETKTVLVRGTDRPDSTFTQYGTRGDGRGGRSKCHRQHRDPSQ; this is encoded by the coding sequence GTGTCACCCACCAGCTCGACGGCACGCGCACGAGCCAACCCCGCCACGTTCCTGGGCGTCCGGACCAGAAGGCTGATCGCGGCCTCTACCGCGAACGCATCGGTCATCGGCGCCGTGGCCTTGACCGACAGCCAGATCTTCATCAACGGCAGCGCCTGGGTTGTCGCAACGATCCTCGTGCTGAACTCGGCGATGGCTGTGGCCTGGATGACCGTCGAGGTGCGCCGATGCTCACTTGCTGCGCTGCTCTTCGGTATTTGGGCCGAAGCGGCAATCGTAGCGATTCTGCTGCTCCTGGCATCGCCGTCGGAGGCGCTCGTCGCTGCTCCTCTACTGATGGCGCCAGGCTTGTACTTGCTGCTCGCGCTCGGCCAAAAAAGCCTGGCGGTGCACAGTGGGGTGGTTCTCGCTACTGTCGTAGTACTCACCCTTGCAGCGCTGAAAGACGGCAGCGAATCCGTCGCGACCATCGTCGTTCGTGCACAAATTGTGGTGACTGTTGCGCTGGGCGGACCAGCAACTCTGCAGGCGCTATGGTCGCGAATGATTCGACAATCCCAACTGGCCCGCCGGGACGCACTCACCGGCCTGTACAACCGGCGCGGGCTCTCTGACGGACTCGACGAACTCGCCAGCGGACTGGTCCCCCTCGGCGGTGCAGCCCCGACCGTTGCAGCAGTGGTGGTCGATATCGACTCCTTCAAATCGGTGAACGACAACTACGGCCATGCCGTCGGAGACACGGTACTTACCGATGTGGCGCACCAACTGACTCGCTATGTAGGACCGGACGCCATCGTGGCGCGCACCGGTGGCGAAGAATTCACCGCCATCGTCACCGGGCCGCGCACTGCCGTCGACCAGATCGTGACTTCGTTTCCGACCAGCGTGTCACCGCGAGCAGACGCACCACCGGTCACTCTCAGTGTCGGTGCGACGATTGTGCCAGCATGTGGTGCGCCCCCGAGCACCGAACAGTTGCTCGACGCGATCCGCGAGGCGGACGTCGCCATGTACGAGGCGAAACGCAACGGCGGAGGCACCGTCGCCCGCGCTTCGCACGAGGACGCTGAACGGCAGCCGAGGACACAGGGCATACGGCACATTTTTCCGGAAGGGTCGAGTTCACTCCTCGACCAGCAGGCCGATCCTGAGGAGACGAAAACAGTGCTAGTCCGGGGCACCGACCGCCCTGACAGCACTTTCACGCAGTACGGAACGCGTGGAGATGGCCGCGGTGGCCGCAGTAAGTGTCATCGCCAGCACCGCGATCCCTCCCAATAG
- a CDS encoding response regulator transcription factor: MRVVLAEDNALLREGLQMLLERNGFMTVEAVGSAQELLAACRRHDPDLVITDVRMPPDFGSEGLAAASQLRQEKPNLPIVVLSQYIEQSYVAELLDGTGGTGIGYLLKDRVSDVRDFADTLRRVQSGATVIDPAVISQMISRRHDPLQRLTARERDVLVVAEGHSNAAIARALFISEAAVVKHIGNIMMKLDIPPNGDQNRRVTAVLAYLRAQEQG; encoded by the coding sequence TTGCGTGTCGTACTCGCCGAAGACAACGCTCTACTGCGTGAGGGTCTACAGATGTTGTTGGAGCGCAACGGATTCATGACTGTTGAGGCCGTCGGATCAGCGCAGGAACTGCTGGCAGCCTGCCGACGACATGATCCTGACCTTGTCATCACAGATGTACGGATGCCACCGGATTTCGGCTCCGAAGGTCTTGCGGCAGCCTCACAGCTTCGACAGGAAAAGCCGAATCTGCCAATTGTCGTCCTCAGTCAGTACATCGAGCAGAGCTATGTCGCCGAGTTGCTCGACGGGACAGGCGGGACCGGGATCGGCTACCTCCTGAAGGACCGTGTCAGCGATGTCCGAGACTTCGCAGATACGCTTCGCCGAGTACAGTCCGGTGCCACCGTGATCGATCCCGCTGTCATCAGCCAGATGATCAGCCGACGTCACGACCCGTTGCAGCGCCTCACAGCACGGGAACGCGACGTACTCGTAGTCGCGGAAGGTCACTCCAACGCTGCCATCGCGCGAGCGCTGTTCATCAGCGAGGCCGCCGTCGTCAAACACATCGGAAACATCATGATGAAGCTTGACATTCCGCCGAACGGCGACCAGAACCGCAGAGTTACTGCAGTTCTGGCCTACCTACGCGCGCAGGAACAAGGCTGA